A genomic stretch from Cellulomonas sp. KRMCY2 includes:
- the prpB gene encoding methylisocitrate lyase → MLHSTTTAADKRLALRAALATGELLRFPGAFNPLSARLIQDKGMEGVYISGAVISADLGLPDVGLTSVTEVAGRSQQIARMTDLPALVDADTGFGEPMNVARTVQLLEDAGVAGLHIEDQVNPKRCGHLDGKLVVDATTAAKRIRAAVDARRDPNFLIMARTDIRALEGLPAMIDRARLLVDAGADAIFPEAMVDLAEFEAVRRAVDVPVLANMTEFGKSDLLTTRQLADVGINIVIFPVSLLRLAMGAAERGLDAIAEHGTLEPLLDQMQHRSRLYELLDYEGYTRFDTSVFGFTVPTDRHPDEG, encoded by the coding sequence ATGCTGCACTCGACGACGACCGCCGCGGACAAGCGCCTCGCGCTCCGCGCCGCGCTGGCGACCGGTGAGCTGCTGCGCTTCCCCGGCGCGTTCAACCCGCTCTCGGCCCGCCTGATCCAGGACAAGGGGATGGAGGGCGTCTACATCTCCGGCGCGGTGATCTCGGCCGACCTCGGCCTGCCGGACGTCGGTCTGACGTCCGTGACCGAGGTGGCCGGCCGCAGCCAGCAGATCGCGCGGATGACGGACCTGCCCGCGCTCGTCGACGCGGACACCGGCTTCGGTGAGCCGATGAACGTCGCGCGGACCGTCCAGCTGCTCGAGGACGCCGGCGTGGCCGGCCTGCACATCGAGGACCAGGTCAACCCCAAGCGGTGCGGGCACCTGGACGGCAAGCTCGTGGTCGACGCCACGACCGCGGCGAAGCGGATCCGCGCAGCGGTGGACGCGCGGCGTGACCCGAACTTCCTGATCATGGCCCGGACGGACATCCGGGCGCTGGAGGGCCTCCCGGCGATGATCGACCGAGCCCGGCTCCTGGTCGATGCCGGTGCCGACGCGATCTTCCCCGAGGCCATGGTCGACCTCGCCGAGTTCGAGGCCGTGCGGCGGGCCGTCGACGTCCCGGTGCTGGCCAACATGACCGAGTTCGGCAAGTCGGACCTCCTGACCACGCGCCAGCTCGCCGACGTCGGGATCAACATCGTGATCTTCCCCGTCTCGTTGCTCCGCCTGGCGATGGGCGCCGCAGAACGCGGGCTCGACGCGATCGCCGAGCACGGGACGCTCGAGCCGCTGCTGGACCAGATGCAGCACCGTTCACGGCTCTACGAGCTCCTCGACTACGAGGGGTACACGCGCTTCGACACCTCCGTCTTCGGGTTCACGGTGCCCACCGACCGTCATCCCGACGAGGGATGA
- a CDS encoding GGDEF domain-containing protein → MIGIQVRDALGAARRASGRLSGLLGRMRTRARRPAGALEATRWLFAVLALVTVVLALPGTLVAADGVTVVAAVAAAVTLGLSWVTGYLRRCAPPAMDVVDAVAMTVFALAGPEPAAVFGLVFAALWFRSLYGSALRAVLRWAVYAAGLIAAVPLWQYVPGHSVAADLVPVVSVIPTMLLTLVVGRQLAGSLRARERMAQLDAVHVSVGHRLLGVTDADEIRRIAWLATAQICAVLPGLRVVKVTRAGGALRVDGARGGFSGVPATLPADIVAIGGCEEGHVAVRGHAELDAAVGTPCAWACVPMTDARNRPGNEGLFLGYPGTVPDEALAAIDSLANQVALALRSSDVHQELTLRATLDNLTGLANRMSFNAALATTLEDTSAQDTTVLFVDLDDFKDVNDLFGHGAGDELLREVAGRLRRATRPGDLCARIGGDEFAILLHRTGSAPASVIAQRVVDAVAAPVHLDGGVARVGASVGVATATSESDLEQLIHRADVAMYSAKANGKGRIQVFAPGLVRG, encoded by the coding sequence TTGATCGGGATCCAGGTGCGCGACGCCCTCGGCGCCGCGCGACGAGCGTCGGGGCGACTGTCCGGGCTGCTCGGCCGCATGCGGACGCGGGCCCGCCGGCCGGCTGGGGCCCTCGAGGCCACGCGCTGGCTGTTCGCCGTGCTGGCACTCGTGACAGTCGTGCTCGCCCTGCCCGGGACGCTCGTGGCAGCGGACGGCGTGACGGTGGTCGCTGCGGTGGCCGCAGCGGTGACCCTCGGGCTGTCCTGGGTCACGGGATACCTGCGGCGTTGCGCCCCACCGGCCATGGACGTGGTGGACGCCGTCGCGATGACGGTCTTCGCGCTGGCCGGCCCTGAGCCGGCTGCCGTCTTCGGTCTGGTCTTCGCTGCGCTGTGGTTCCGCTCGCTGTACGGTTCCGCTCTCCGAGCCGTCCTGCGGTGGGCGGTCTACGCCGCAGGGCTGATCGCTGCGGTGCCCCTGTGGCAGTACGTTCCCGGCCACTCCGTGGCGGCAGATCTGGTCCCGGTGGTCAGCGTGATCCCGACCATGCTCCTGACGCTCGTCGTGGGCCGGCAGCTCGCGGGCAGCCTGCGGGCGAGGGAGCGGATGGCCCAGCTCGACGCCGTGCACGTCTCGGTGGGGCACCGGCTGCTGGGTGTGACCGATGCGGACGAGATCCGTCGGATCGCCTGGCTGGCGACCGCCCAGATCTGCGCGGTCCTGCCGGGACTACGAGTGGTCAAGGTGACCAGGGCCGGTGGTGCGCTGCGCGTGGACGGAGCGCGCGGTGGGTTCAGCGGCGTCCCCGCGACGCTTCCCGCGGACATCGTGGCGATCGGTGGCTGCGAGGAGGGGCACGTCGCAGTCCGTGGACACGCGGAGCTGGACGCGGCGGTCGGCACGCCCTGCGCCTGGGCCTGCGTACCGATGACCGACGCGCGCAACCGACCGGGGAACGAGGGGCTGTTCCTCGGCTACCCCGGAACGGTGCCCGACGAGGCGCTGGCCGCGATCGACAGCCTGGCGAACCAGGTGGCACTGGCACTGCGCAGCAGCGACGTGCACCAGGAGCTGACCTTGCGGGCGACCCTGGACAACCTCACCGGGCTGGCCAACCGGATGTCCTTCAACGCCGCTCTCGCCACCACCCTCGAGGACACCTCCGCGCAGGACACCACGGTCCTGTTCGTCGACCTCGACGACTTCAAGGACGTCAATGACCTGTTCGGCCATGGCGCAGGTGATGAGCTGCTCCGCGAGGTCGCGGGACGCCTGCGTCGGGCCACGCGCCCGGGGGACCTGTGCGCGCGCATCGGTGGGGACGAGTTCGCCATCCTGCTCCACCGCACCGGGAGTGCGCCCGCCTCGGTGATCGCCCAGCGCGTCGTCGACGCCGTCGCGGCCCCGGTGCACCTGGACGGCGGCGTGGCGCGCGTCGGAGCCAGCGTGGGTGTCGCGACCGCGACCAGCGAGTCCGACCTCGAACAGCTGATCCACCGGGCGGACGTGGCCATGTACTCGGCGAAGGCCAACGGCAAGGGCCGGATCCAGGTGTTCGCGCCGGGCCTCGTGCGGGGCTGA
- a CDS encoding flavodoxin domain-containing protein, which yields MTVLVAYASRYGATAGIAERIAETLTASGHPAEACHVSDAKDVADHEAVVVGSAVYFGSWMKDATAFVERNSRTLADRPVWMFSSGPLPGAVLPEETDNDPQPKGLAGVQEAIGAKEHRIFDGALDPRALNLRHRLVRALPAGRPLLPEVDGRDWPAIDAFARSIGAALGT from the coding sequence ATGACCGTTCTCGTCGCGTACGCCAGTCGGTACGGTGCCACAGCCGGCATCGCCGAGCGCATCGCCGAGACCCTGACCGCATCCGGGCACCCCGCCGAGGCATGCCACGTGTCGGATGCGAAGGACGTCGCCGACCACGAGGCCGTCGTCGTGGGCAGCGCTGTGTACTTCGGCTCCTGGATGAAGGACGCCACCGCTTTCGTCGAGCGCAACAGTCGGACCCTGGCCGACCGCCCGGTGTGGATGTTCAGCAGCGGCCCACTGCCGGGCGCGGTCCTGCCCGAGGAGACCGACAACGACCCGCAGCCCAAGGGCCTGGCAGGGGTGCAGGAGGCGATCGGCGCCAAGGAGCACCGCATCTTCGACGGCGCGCTCGACCCACGCGCGCTGAACCTGCGCCACCGACTCGTCCGCGCCCTTCCGGCGGGCCGGCCGCTGCTCCCCGAGGTGGACGGCCGCGACTGGCCCGCGATCGACGCCTTCGCACGGTCGATCGGGGCCGCGCTCGGCACGTGA
- a CDS encoding helix-turn-helix transcriptional regulator, giving the protein MVSIDDGNPPSTDAVVRVLAEPLRARIVELLADEQLCTCHLVELTGARQTNVSNHLRVLRDAGLVEPEPAGRYTYYRLRPDALDSVSARFAALADRARAAGQTRRSCT; this is encoded by the coding sequence ATGGTGTCAATCGATGACGGCAACCCACCGAGCACGGACGCCGTCGTGCGGGTGCTGGCCGAGCCACTACGGGCCCGGATCGTCGAGCTGCTGGCCGACGAGCAGCTGTGCACGTGCCATCTGGTGGAGCTGACCGGCGCCCGCCAGACGAACGTGTCCAACCACCTGCGGGTGCTGCGCGACGCCGGGCTGGTCGAGCCCGAGCCCGCAGGTCGCTACACGTACTACCGGCTGCGGCCCGATGCGCTGGACTCCGTCAGCGCACGGTTCGCCGCCCTCGCCGATCGTGCCCGCGCCGCCGGGCAGACCAGGAGAAGCTGCACATGA
- the arsB gene encoding ACR3 family arsenite efflux transporter, translating into MSTHPDSAVTRADTTAVVARLSATDRLLPVLIGTAMVVGLLLGRLVPGLDDALDAVKVGQTSLPIALGLLLMMYPVLAKVRYREIGLVTADKRMIAASLLLNWVIGPAVMFALAWLLLADQPAYRTGVILVGLARCIAMVLIWNDLACGDREMAAVLVALNAVFQVLTYAALGYFYLKVLPGWLGLATADLDVSMWDIATTVLVFLGIPLVAGFLTRTLGERLRGQEWYETTLLPRISPIALYGLLFTVVVLFALQGRTITDEPLNVVRIALPLLAYFAIMWFGAFGIARWLKLSYPRTTALAFSAASNDFELAIAVAIGVFGVTSGQALAGVVGPLIEVPVLVALVYLALWLRGRLTWPTAAAR; encoded by the coding sequence ATGAGCACCCACCCGGACTCCGCCGTCACGAGGGCCGACACCACCGCGGTGGTCGCCCGGCTGTCCGCGACAGACCGGCTCCTGCCGGTGCTGATCGGCACCGCCATGGTCGTGGGCCTGCTGCTCGGTCGGCTCGTGCCCGGCCTGGACGACGCCCTCGACGCGGTCAAGGTCGGGCAGACCTCCCTGCCGATCGCACTCGGGCTGCTGCTGATGATGTACCCCGTCCTGGCGAAGGTCCGGTACCGCGAGATCGGCCTGGTCACCGCCGACAAGCGCATGATCGCCGCGAGCCTGCTGCTGAACTGGGTGATCGGTCCGGCGGTCATGTTCGCCCTGGCCTGGCTGCTGCTGGCCGACCAGCCCGCCTACCGCACCGGCGTCATCCTGGTCGGCCTGGCGCGCTGCATCGCGATGGTCCTGATCTGGAACGACCTGGCGTGCGGGGACCGGGAGATGGCCGCGGTGCTGGTCGCCCTGAACGCCGTCTTCCAGGTGCTGACCTATGCCGCGCTCGGCTACTTCTACCTCAAGGTTCTGCCCGGATGGCTCGGCCTGGCGACCGCGGACCTCGACGTCTCGATGTGGGACATCGCCACGACCGTGCTGGTCTTCCTCGGCATCCCGCTGGTCGCCGGCTTCCTGACCCGCACCCTCGGCGAACGCCTGCGCGGCCAGGAGTGGTACGAGACGACGCTGCTGCCGAGGATCAGCCCGATCGCCCTCTACGGGCTGCTGTTCACGGTCGTCGTTCTGTTCGCCCTCCAGGGCAGGACCATCACCGACGAGCCCCTCAACGTCGTGCGCATCGCCCTCCCCCTGCTCGCCTACTTCGCCATCATGTGGTTCGGCGCCTTCGGCATCGCCCGCTGGCTCAAGCTGAGCTACCCCCGCACCACGGCACTGGCCTTCTCGGCGGCCAGCAACGACTTCGAGCTGGCCATCGCCGTGGCGATCGGCGTGTTCGGCGTGACGAGCGGCCAGGCGCTCGCGGGCGTCGTCGGCCCACTGATCGAGGTCCCCGTCCTCGTCGCTCTCGTCTACCTGGCCCTGTGGCTGCGCGGGCGCCTGACCTGGCCGACGGCCGCCGCCCGATAG
- a CDS encoding SDR family NAD(P)-dependent oxidoreductase: MMTPDFDLAGHVAIVTGASRGIGHDLVLALASAGAVVGAAARSRQDLDLLLDEVRGSGGRAFGVETDVTDVASVRRAVHDVLAREGRLDILVNNAGLGANHDALDVTEADWDELMDVNLKGLFFMSQAAARPMIERGYGRIVNLSSQAGLVGIRRHAVYSASKGGVNMLTKVLALEWAPRGVTVNAVAPTFIRTPGTAERLDEPDFADDVLARIPVGRFGTTADVAAAVLYLASPAAGLVTGTVLPVDGGWTAQ, from the coding sequence ATGATGACCCCGGACTTCGATCTCGCAGGACACGTCGCGATCGTCACCGGTGCCTCACGGGGTATCGGCCACGACCTCGTCCTCGCGCTGGCGTCGGCCGGCGCCGTGGTCGGCGCCGCCGCGCGATCCCGCCAGGACCTCGATCTTCTGCTGGACGAGGTGCGGGGCTCCGGCGGCCGCGCCTTCGGGGTCGAGACGGACGTGACCGACGTCGCGTCCGTCCGTCGCGCCGTCCACGACGTGCTCGCGCGGGAGGGCCGCCTCGACATCCTGGTCAACAACGCGGGCCTCGGCGCGAACCACGATGCGCTCGACGTCACGGAGGCCGACTGGGACGAGCTCATGGACGTCAACCTCAAGGGTCTGTTCTTCATGAGCCAGGCCGCTGCCCGGCCCATGATCGAGCGTGGCTACGGGCGGATCGTCAACCTCAGCTCCCAGGCCGGCCTCGTCGGCATCCGGCGGCATGCCGTCTACTCCGCGAGCAAGGGCGGCGTGAACATGCTCACGAAGGTGCTCGCCCTGGAATGGGCACCCCGCGGCGTCACGGTCAACGCGGTCGCGCCGACGTTCATCCGGACGCCGGGCACCGCCGAACGTCTCGACGAGCCGGACTTCGCGGACGACGTGCTGGCCCGCATCCCGGTCGGGCGGTTCGGCACCACTGCCGACGTCGCTGCCGCGGTCCTGTACCTCGCGTCCCCGGCCGCGGGCCTCGTGACCGGCACGGTGCTCCCCGTCGACGGCGGGTGGACGGCCCAGTAG
- a CDS encoding bifunctional 2-methylcitrate synthase/citrate synthase — protein MTEIRKGLAGVVVDETSVSRVNPESNSLLYRGYPVQELAAACSFEQVAWLLWHGELPSTAELAELQAAERQHRTLEAPVRAAIDSSPTSAHPMDVVRTAVSVMGAHDPTSDDASPGATLDKAVRLFAQLPAVVAYDQRRRRGQDLVPPRHDLDHAQNFLHMTFGATPPPVVADAFRVSMVLYAEHSFNASTFTARVITSTLSDLYSAVVGAVGALKGPLHGGANEAVMHMFDQIGDAGHAEAWLDDALAAKRKIMGFGHRVYRSGDSRVPTMKAALDTLVAEYDRPDLAALYDTLERAMRDRKGILPNLDYPSGPAYRLMGFDTATFTPLFAASRVVGWTAHIMEQRAANALIRPLSSYVGSPERHLDAH, from the coding sequence ATGACCGAGATCCGCAAGGGGCTGGCCGGCGTCGTCGTCGACGAGACCTCGGTCTCCCGGGTGAACCCCGAGAGCAACTCGCTGCTCTACCGCGGGTATCCCGTGCAGGAGCTCGCCGCCGCCTGCTCCTTCGAGCAGGTCGCCTGGCTGCTCTGGCACGGCGAGCTGCCCAGCACCGCCGAGCTGGCCGAGCTGCAGGCGGCCGAGCGGCAGCACCGCACGCTCGAGGCACCGGTGCGGGCGGCCATCGACTCGTCGCCGACCAGTGCCCACCCGATGGACGTGGTGCGCACCGCGGTGAGCGTCATGGGCGCCCACGACCCGACGTCCGACGACGCCTCCCCGGGCGCCACCCTGGACAAGGCCGTGCGCCTCTTCGCGCAGCTGCCGGCCGTCGTGGCCTACGACCAGCGCAGGCGCCGCGGGCAGGACCTCGTGCCGCCGCGCCACGACCTGGACCACGCGCAGAACTTCCTGCACATGACCTTCGGCGCCACCCCGCCGCCGGTCGTCGCGGACGCGTTCCGGGTCTCGATGGTCCTGTATGCCGAGCACTCGTTCAACGCCTCGACCTTCACCGCCCGCGTGATCACCTCGACGCTGTCGGACCTGTACTCCGCTGTCGTCGGTGCGGTCGGTGCGCTCAAGGGCCCGTTGCACGGCGGGGCGAACGAGGCAGTGATGCACATGTTCGACCAGATCGGCGATGCGGGTCACGCCGAGGCATGGCTCGACGACGCCTTGGCCGCCAAGCGCAAGATCATGGGGTTCGGGCACCGGGTGTACCGCAGCGGGGACTCCCGCGTGCCGACGATGAAGGCGGCCCTCGACACCCTGGTCGCCGAGTACGACCGCCCCGACCTGGCGGCCCTCTACGACACGCTCGAGCGGGCCATGCGCGACCGCAAGGGCATCCTGCCGAACCTCGACTACCCCTCCGGCCCCGCCTACCGGCTGATGGGCTTCGACACCGCGACCTTCACCCCGCTGTTCGCCGCGAGCCGTGTCGTCGGCTGGACCGCGCACATCATGGAGCAGCGGGCCGCCAACGCCCTGATCCGGCCGCTGAGCTCCTACGTCGGGTCGCCGGAGCGGCACCTCGACGCCCACTGA
- a CDS encoding metallophosphoesterase, which produces MTVRSAEHPRPLHLLVHLSDTHFVTPQAPLLHGVADSRAHLAALLERLEASGARPEALLFTGDLADAADPAAYRSLREVVEPTAARLGARAIWVMGNHDDRAVLRTELLGEPGSTAPYDDVVMLGGLRIVVLDTTVPGAHHGALAPDQLRWLAAVLEHPAPEGTLLAMHHPPVPCVQDLAILVELRDQAALAGVLRGSDVRGILAGHLHHSTSATFAGIPVSVASATCYTQDLQTPYGGTRGRDGAQAFNLVHVYDDTITHSVVPIGDHATVGSTIDARRTSWRWTEIGDRVPV; this is translated from the coding sequence ATGACCGTGCGCTCCGCTGAGCACCCACGCCCACTCCATCTTCTCGTGCACCTGAGCGACACCCACTTCGTCACGCCGCAGGCGCCGCTGCTGCACGGCGTGGCGGACAGCAGGGCCCATCTGGCAGCGCTCCTCGAGCGGCTCGAGGCCTCGGGTGCCCGACCTGAGGCGCTGCTGTTCACCGGCGACCTCGCCGATGCCGCCGACCCGGCCGCCTACCGGAGCCTGCGGGAGGTGGTCGAGCCGACAGCCGCACGGCTGGGCGCGCGGGCCATCTGGGTCATGGGTAACCACGACGACCGCGCGGTGCTGCGGACCGAGCTCTTGGGTGAGCCCGGGTCGACCGCGCCGTACGACGACGTCGTCATGCTGGGCGGCCTGCGGATCGTCGTGCTCGACACGACCGTGCCTGGCGCGCACCACGGCGCCCTCGCCCCGGACCAGCTGCGCTGGCTGGCGGCCGTGCTCGAGCACCCCGCCCCGGAGGGCACGCTGCTCGCCATGCACCATCCGCCGGTGCCGTGCGTGCAGGACCTCGCGATCCTCGTCGAGCTGCGGGACCAGGCGGCGCTGGCGGGCGTGCTGCGAGGGTCGGACGTCAGGGGGATCCTGGCCGGCCACCTGCACCACTCGACCTCGGCGACCTTCGCCGGGATCCCCGTCTCGGTGGCGTCGGCGACCTGCTACACGCAGGACCTGCAGACCCCGTACGGCGGCACCCGAGGGCGCGACGGTGCGCAGGCGTTCAACCTCGTGCACGTGTACGACGACACGATCACGCACTCGGTCGTCCCGATCGGTGACCACGCGACCGTCGGATCGACGATCGACGCCCGCAGGACCTCGTGGCGGTGGACCGAGATCGGCGACCGGGTGCCGGTCTGA
- a CDS encoding MFS transporter produces MNRLARRVQRTYLVLILGNTLAASFIWGINTLFLLDAGLTNLEAFAANAFFTAGMVVFEIPTGVVADAWGRRTSYLLGTVVLAASTFLYYLLWQTHAPFWQWAAVSVLLGLGFTFFSGAVEAWLVDALAFAEFEDSLEAVFGRAQVVGGAAMLAGSVAGGYIAQVTSLGVPYLIRVATLGLMFVVAAVFMKDLGHVREAEQTPVQAIRTIVVTSLDHGLRNPPVRWLMLAAPFTSGVGFYAFYAMQPFLLELYGNTGAYGIAGLAAAIIACSQMLGGLLAPRIRRMVRRRTSALIVAVVLATLLLALLGITHSFVLALLLLVLWGMSQAAALPVRQAYLNDLIPSRQRATVLSFDSLMGSSGGVVVQPVLGRAADAWGYGPSYLVGAVIQLVAVPFLYRSRREHDDADLSVRP; encoded by the coding sequence ATGAACCGGCTGGCACGGCGGGTCCAGCGGACCTATCTGGTGCTGATCCTCGGGAACACCCTTGCCGCGTCGTTCATCTGGGGCATCAACACCCTGTTCCTGCTCGACGCCGGCCTCACCAACCTCGAGGCCTTCGCGGCGAACGCGTTCTTCACGGCTGGCATGGTCGTCTTCGAGATCCCGACGGGTGTGGTCGCCGACGCGTGGGGGCGCAGGACCTCCTACCTGCTCGGCACCGTCGTCCTGGCCGCGTCGACGTTCCTCTACTACCTGCTCTGGCAGACCCACGCGCCGTTCTGGCAGTGGGCCGCCGTCTCGGTCCTGCTCGGGCTCGGGTTCACCTTCTTCTCCGGCGCCGTCGAGGCGTGGCTCGTCGACGCTCTTGCGTTCGCGGAGTTCGAGGACAGCCTCGAGGCGGTCTTCGGACGTGCGCAGGTCGTCGGAGGTGCGGCGATGCTCGCCGGTTCCGTCGCCGGCGGGTACATCGCACAGGTCACCTCGTTGGGGGTGCCCTACCTGATCCGGGTGGCGACCCTGGGCCTGATGTTCGTCGTGGCAGCCGTGTTCATGAAGGACCTGGGCCACGTCCGCGAGGCAGAGCAGACACCTGTGCAGGCGATCCGGACCATCGTCGTCACCTCCCTCGACCACGGGCTGCGGAACCCGCCGGTCCGCTGGCTCATGCTCGCCGCCCCGTTCACCTCCGGGGTGGGGTTCTACGCCTTCTACGCGATGCAGCCCTTCCTGCTCGAGCTGTACGGCAACACGGGGGCGTACGGCATCGCCGGCCTCGCGGCAGCGATCATCGCCTGCTCCCAGATGCTCGGTGGGCTCCTCGCTCCCCGGATCCGGCGGATGGTGCGCCGCAGGACCTCTGCACTGATCGTCGCCGTGGTCCTGGCGACGCTCCTGCTCGCGCTGCTGGGCATCACCCACAGCTTCGTGCTCGCCCTGCTGCTGCTCGTGCTGTGGGGCATGTCCCAGGCCGCGGCCCTACCGGTGCGCCAGGCCTACCTGAACGACCTCATCCCGTCGAGGCAGCGAGCGACGGTCCTCTCCTTCGACTCCCTGATGGGCAGCAGCGGCGGAGTCGTCGTCCAGCCGGTCCTGGGCCGGGCTGCCGATGCCTGGGGCTACGGGCCGTCGTACCTCGTCGGGGCGGTGATCCAGCTCGTGGCGGTGCCGTTCCTGTACCGCAGCAGGCGGGAGCACGACGATGCGGATCTCAGCGTGCGGCCCTGA